In Pseudomonas sp. R76, one genomic interval encodes:
- a CDS encoding aminoacyl-tRNA deacylase and HDOD domain-containing protein, producing MSEVALATAPLTAPPVIRALLAKLAIPYTEVAEQAGLNPARKVQAVLLEDAVGALMVLFPQSQLLDLNRLAELTGRRLIAVSPDRVERMLAKHDLSLLPGLPALTSSPCLYEGSLLSEPSLLVHSGEAGLLLEIASDDFKTMLTKASAGHFGEPLSNIRPNLDRPNDDREEITQAMQAFTARRIQQRLEATIEIPPLADTAQKIIKLRVDPNATIDDITGVVETDPALAAQVVSWAASPYYASPGKIRSVEDAIVRVLGFDLVINLALGLALGKTLSLPKDHPHQSTPYWHQSIYTAAVIEGLTRAMPRAQRPEAGLTYLAGLLHNFGYLLLAHVFPPHFSLICRHLEVNPHLCHSYVEQHLLGISREQIGAWLMRYWDMPDELSSALRFQHDPTYDGQYAEYPNLVCLAVRLLRSRGIGSGPDEAIPDALLERLGLSRDKADEVVGKVLDAEVLLRELASQFSQG from the coding sequence ATGTCAGAAGTAGCCCTCGCCACAGCCCCACTGACCGCCCCGCCGGTCATTCGGGCTCTGCTCGCAAAGCTCGCCATCCCCTACACGGAAGTCGCCGAACAGGCTGGCCTGAATCCCGCGCGAAAGGTCCAGGCGGTGCTGCTGGAAGATGCCGTTGGCGCACTCATGGTGCTGTTCCCGCAGAGCCAGTTGCTCGACCTCAATCGCCTCGCCGAACTGACCGGCCGCCGCCTCATAGCGGTGTCACCGGACCGCGTCGAGCGCATGCTGGCCAAGCATGACCTGAGCCTGCTGCCGGGCCTGCCCGCGCTGACCAGCTCGCCGTGCCTGTACGAAGGCAGCCTGCTCAGCGAGCCGAGCCTGCTGGTGCATTCGGGTGAAGCCGGGCTGCTGCTCGAAATCGCCAGCGACGACTTCAAGACCATGCTCACCAAGGCCAGCGCCGGTCACTTCGGCGAGCCCTTGAGCAACATCCGCCCCAACCTCGACCGCCCGAATGATGACCGCGAGGAAATCACCCAGGCGATGCAGGCCTTCACCGCCCGCCGCATCCAGCAACGTCTGGAAGCAACCATCGAGATTCCGCCGCTGGCCGACACCGCGCAGAAGATCATCAAGCTGCGCGTCGACCCCAACGCCACCATCGATGACATCACCGGCGTGGTGGAAACCGACCCGGCCCTGGCCGCCCAGGTGGTGAGTTGGGCCGCGTCGCCGTACTACGCCTCGCCCGGCAAGATTCGTTCAGTGGAAGACGCCATCGTGCGTGTGCTGGGCTTTGACCTGGTGATCAATTTGGCGCTGGGCCTGGCCCTGGGTAAAACCCTGAGCCTGCCCAAAGACCACCCGCACCAGTCCACGCCGTACTGGCACCAGTCGATCTACACCGCCGCCGTGATCGAAGGCCTGACCCGCGCCATGCCGCGCGCCCAGCGCCCGGAAGCCGGCCTGACTTACCTGGCCGGCCTGCTGCACAACTTCGGTTACCTGCTGCTGGCCCACGTGTTCCCGCCGCACTTCTCGCTGATCTGCCGCCACTTGGAGGTCAACCCGCACCTGTGCCACAGCTATGTCGAGCAACACTTGCTGGGCATCAGCCGCGAACAGATCGGCGCCTGGCTGATGCGCTACTGGGACATGCCGGACGAACTGTCCAGCGCCCTGCGCTTCCAGCACGATCCGACCTACGACGGGCAATATGCCGAGTACCCGAACCTGGTGTGCCTGGCCGTGCGCCTGCTGCGCAGCCGTGGCATCGGTTCCGGGCCGGATGAAGCGATCCCGGACGCATTGCTTGAGCGTTTGGGCTTGAGCCGTGACAAGGCTGACGAAGTGGTCGGCAAGGTGTTGGATGCCGAGGTGCTGTTGCGTGAGCTGGCATCGCAGTTCAGCCAGGGCTAA
- a CDS encoding calcium-binding protein — protein sequence MNSISNIGVSIYPPPTATAPSINVNGTLTPRRDEYWSVLVITTPDPKVPVNAEGRDYHPASDIKIYTGHADDTIDIKVINNRVVAVINGISVKLDMDASSLGKLHIETGGGNDKVTIAPNVKVDVNVDTGPGQDTVNTGGGFTEVRLGDGNDKASLGPGGGVLYGEDGDDTLEGGTGNNFLLAGAGTNTIKGGTPSDSSSTAIAADGTRDNIEVRDSETSIQIKAQFTSIRLHREFDVLLDIYESAGNTELIEDKNSTGWVNYTRRNDPTKDRRIRANAPD from the coding sequence ATGAACTCTATTTCCAATATAGGCGTAAGTATTTATCCACCACCAACAGCCACCGCACCGTCTATAAATGTGAACGGCACCCTCACCCCTAGAAGAGACGAATATTGGTCTGTACTGGTGATAACGACTCCGGATCCGAAGGTGCCAGTTAACGCTGAAGGGCGTGATTACCATCCTGCCTCCGACATAAAGATTTACACAGGGCACGCGGATGATACGATCGACATAAAAGTTATAAACAACCGTGTCGTTGCCGTCATCAATGGTATCTCGGTCAAGTTGGACATGGATGCGTCTTCCCTGGGTAAACTGCATATAGAAACCGGCGGCGGCAATGATAAAGTAACGATAGCCCCTAACGTAAAAGTGGATGTAAATGTTGATACGGGGCCAGGTCAAGACACCGTTAATACGGGAGGTGGCTTCACTGAGGTACGTCTGGGTGACGGAAACGATAAAGCCAGTCTGGGCCCTGGCGGGGGTGTCTTATACGGTGAAGACGGTGACGACACGCTAGAGGGCGGGACTGGCAACAACTTCCTTCTAGCTGGCGCAGGGACCAATACTATAAAAGGCGGTACACCAAGCGATTCATCTTCCACCGCGATAGCCGCCGATGGAACAAGGGATAATATCGAGGTTCGCGACAGCGAAACGTCCATTCAGATCAAGGCCCAATTTACATCAATACGGTTACACCGCGAGTTCGATGTCCTACTCGATATTTATGAAAGTGCCGGTAATACTGAACTCATCGAGGACAAGAATTCCACTGGATGGGTGAATTACACACGTCGGAACGACCCCACTAAGGACCGTCGAATACGCGCAAACGCACCAGACTAA
- the tagQ gene encoding type VI secretion system-associated lipoprotein TagQ gives MLFSRKTVSKRHLLLIAAGFSTVLTGCATSPSSKVASSTKVEYYPNCYEPVQHLRATDSDMTKSVVTGAALGAAGGALLGALTGDSDKRGRNAAIGAAGGALAGGAAGYYTERQKQITDDNQRIASYSTDFNKSAADIDRSTAYAKASQQCYQSAFTKLVNDRKAKTVNDTEGRKRLAEIVAGLKESNDLIVAVNGKASEDLNNYTQAYEKDLQQVGVQRNDVVTVATADTTPVVPAKGKKPVKPAKKASLPTVPKEAVTTEKSIQTVQAKQAESKQVASAGKAQIEGTCRDPNLADWAPVPCPNV, from the coding sequence ATGCTTTTTTCCCGTAAGACGGTTTCCAAGCGTCACCTGCTGCTGATCGCGGCCGGTTTCAGCACCGTGTTGACCGGTTGCGCCACGTCGCCGTCCTCCAAGGTCGCGTCGAGCACCAAGGTCGAGTACTACCCGAACTGCTACGAGCCGGTGCAGCACCTGCGCGCGACGGATTCGGACATGACCAAGTCGGTCGTTACCGGCGCGGCCCTCGGCGCTGCCGGCGGTGCACTGCTGGGCGCGTTGACCGGCGACTCCGACAAGCGCGGCCGTAACGCCGCCATCGGTGCTGCGGGCGGTGCCCTGGCCGGCGGCGCGGCGGGTTACTACACCGAGCGTCAAAAGCAGATCACCGATGACAACCAGCGCATCGCGTCGTACTCCACCGACTTCAACAAAAGCGCCGCCGACATCGACCGCAGCACCGCGTACGCCAAGGCGTCCCAGCAGTGCTACCAGAGCGCATTCACCAAGCTGGTGAATGATCGCAAAGCCAAGACCGTCAACGACACCGAAGGCCGCAAGCGCCTGGCGGAAATCGTAGCGGGCTTGAAGGAGTCCAATGACCTGATCGTCGCGGTCAACGGCAAAGCCAGTGAAGACCTGAACAACTACACCCAGGCTTACGAGAAAGACCTGCAACAAGTGGGTGTGCAGCGCAACGACGTGGTGACGGTAGCGACCGCCGACACGACGCCAGTGGTGCCGGCCAAAGGCAAAAAACCTGTAAAACCAGCGAAGAAGGCATCTCTGCCAACCGTGCCGAAAGAAGCGGTGACCACCGAGAAGAGCATCCAGACCGTGCAGGCCAAGCAAGCTGAAAGCAAGCAGGTCGCCAGCGCCGGTAAGGCGCAGATCGAAGGCACCTGCCGCGATCCAAACCTCGCCGACTGGGCGCCAGTGCCTTGCCCTAACGTTTAA
- a CDS encoding ABC transporter permease, producing MRIGLVASLAWQDYRNDAWLSACSVLALVAVIAPLLVLFGLKFGLVSSLTERLETDPATREIIPLGGGRFNAAFIEQLAQRSDVAFAVPRTRQIAATAQVGTLTLEMLPTAPGDPLLVDLPMPRGLDQIVLSHTAAEKLAARPGDWLETHFARQVAGRVEAQRTRLQVMAVLPLEAFARDGLFADLGLLEAAEDYRDGRAVPALDWEGDAVGASEQRVYPAFRLYARSLADVEPLRVFFAGQNLLVSTQANTIAQVQSLSRNLSIVFWIIAGLAFAGAFAAIFAGALAAVARKRRELSVLRLLGFSTAGLLLFVVLQALYSAGVAAVLSAGLYGVAEAGLNKLFVQVPGEYASHLLARHYGLALVAILGVSAVAAACGGWRVARIQASEGIRDV from the coding sequence ATGCGTATCGGCCTGGTGGCGTCGCTGGCCTGGCAGGATTACCGCAACGACGCCTGGCTGTCGGCCTGTTCGGTGCTGGCGCTGGTGGCCGTCATCGCGCCGTTGCTGGTGTTATTCGGGCTGAAATTTGGACTGGTTAGCAGTTTGACCGAACGCTTGGAGACCGACCCGGCCACTCGTGAAATTATTCCGTTGGGCGGTGGTCGATTCAACGCGGCGTTTATCGAGCAGCTTGCCCAGCGTAGCGATGTGGCCTTTGCCGTGCCGCGTACACGGCAGATTGCGGCGACGGCGCAAGTGGGCACGCTGACCTTGGAAATGCTGCCGACGGCGCCGGGTGATCCGTTGCTCGTGGATTTGCCGATGCCTCGCGGCCTGGACCAGATCGTGCTGAGCCACACCGCTGCGGAAAAACTCGCGGCGCGGCCGGGCGATTGGCTGGAGACCCACTTTGCGCGGCAAGTGGCGGGGCGCGTCGAAGCCCAGCGCACGCGGTTGCAGGTGATGGCGGTGCTGCCACTGGAAGCGTTTGCGCGTGACGGTTTGTTTGCTGATTTGGGCTTGCTGGAAGCGGCGGAAGATTATCGCGATGGCCGTGCAGTGCCGGCGTTGGATTGGGAAGGCGATGCGGTCGGCGCGAGTGAGCAGCGTGTGTACCCGGCGTTTCGCCTGTACGCCCGCAGCCTCGCCGATGTGGAACCGTTGCGGGTGTTTTTTGCCGGGCAGAACCTGTTGGTGTCGACCCAGGCCAACACCATCGCCCAGGTGCAGTCGTTGAGCCGCAACCTGTCGATCGTGTTCTGGATCATCGCCGGGTTGGCCTTCGCGGGCGCGTTTGCGGCGATCTTTGCCGGGGCGTTGGCGGCCGTGGCGCGCAAGCGTCGAGAGTTATCGGTGTTGCGGTTGTTGGGGTTTTCCACCGCCGGGCTGTTGCTGTTTGTGGTGCTGCAAGCGCTTTACAGCGCAGGCGTTGCCGCCGTGCTGAGTGCCGGGTTGTATGGCGTGGCCGAGGCGGGTTTGAATAAATTATTTGTGCAGGTGCCGGGTGAATACGCCAGCCACCTGCTGGCGCGTCACTACGGCCTGGCCCTGGTTGCAATCCTTGGCGTCAGCGCCGTGGCGGCGGCTTGTGGCGGTTGGCGAGTGGCGCGTATCCAGGCTTCTGAAGGAATCAGAGATGTATAA
- a CDS encoding ABC transporter ATP-binding protein — MLNLSAVHKSRGVGSQRYSLVIPALQLRAGEQLAIVGPSGCGKSTLLDVLALVLAPDQVGQFEFDQVDIGGLWRADRQSTLAELRSKNLGYVLQTGGLLGFLDVRSNIALSRQLLGLKDDGSVARLAEQLEISDQLAKKPAALSVGQRQRVSCARALAHAPQLVLADEPTASLDPLNAERVMQALLAQAREHRAACVIATHDEPLARASGLQVRRISCRRDADGGVTATLGEVC, encoded by the coding sequence ATGCTGAACCTGAGCGCAGTGCACAAAAGCCGCGGCGTCGGCAGCCAGCGCTACAGCCTGGTGATTCCGGCGCTGCAACTGCGCGCGGGTGAACAATTGGCGATTGTCGGGCCCAGTGGCTGCGGCAAAAGTACCTTGCTCGATGTGCTGGCGCTGGTGCTGGCGCCGGATCAGGTTGGCCAGTTTGAGTTTGATCAGGTTGATATCGGCGGGCTGTGGCGTGCTGATCGGCAATCCACCTTGGCCGAGTTGCGCAGCAAAAACCTGGGCTATGTGCTGCAAACCGGCGGCCTGCTGGGGTTTCTCGATGTGCGCAGCAATATCGCCTTGTCCCGGCAATTGCTGGGTTTGAAGGACGACGGCAGCGTGGCGCGCCTGGCCGAGCAGTTGGAAATCAGCGATCAGTTGGCCAAGAAACCGGCGGCGCTGTCGGTAGGCCAACGCCAACGCGTGAGCTGCGCCCGCGCCTTGGCCCATGCGCCGCAATTGGTATTGGCGGATGAACCGACCGCGTCGCTGGACCCGCTGAATGCTGAGCGCGTGATGCAGGCGCTGTTGGCCCAGGCCCGTGAGCACCGCGCGGCCTGTGTGATCGCCACCCATGACGAACCCTTGGCCCGCGCCAGTGGCTTGCAGGTGCGGCGCATCAGTTGCCGGCGCGACGCCGATGGCGGCGTCACCGCCACGCTCGGGGAGGTGTGCTGA
- the recG gene encoding ATP-dependent DNA helicase RecG, with the protein MTELSQVSVTALKGVGEAMAEKLAKVGLENLQDVLFHLPLRYQDRTRVVPIGHLRPGQDAVVEGTVSGADVVMGKRRSLVVRLQDGTGGLSLRFYHFSNAQKEGLKRGTRVRCYGEARPGASGLEIYHPEYRAITGDEPPPVDTTLTPIYPLTEGLTQQRLRQLCMQTLTMLGPKSLPDWLPVELARDYQLAPLDDAIRYLHHPPADADVDELALGHHWAQHRLAFEELLTHQLSQQRLRESMRSLRAPAMPKATRLPAQYLANLGFAPTGAQQRVGNEIAYDLSQHEPMLRLIQGDVGAGKTVVAALAALQALEAGYQVALMAPTEILAEQHFITFKRWLEPLGLEVAWLAGKLKGKVRAAALEQIAGGAPMVVGTHALFQDEVQFKNLALVIIDEQHRFGVQQRLALRQKGVGGRMNPHQLIMTATPIPRTLAMSAYADLDTSILDELPPGRTPVNTVLVTDTRRVEVIERVRGACAEGRQAYWVCTLIEESEELTCQAAETTFEDLTSALGELKVGLIHGRMKPAEKAAVMAEFKAGNLQLLVATTVIEVGVDVPNASLMIIENPERLGLAQLHQLRGRVGRGSAASHCVLLYHPPLSQIGRQRLGIMRETNDGFVIAEKDLELRGPGEMLGTRQTGLLQFKVADLMRDADLLPAVRDAAQALLERWPEHVSPLLDRWLRHGQQYGQV; encoded by the coding sequence ATGACCGAGTTGTCGCAGGTGTCGGTAACCGCACTCAAGGGTGTTGGTGAGGCCATGGCCGAAAAGTTGGCCAAGGTCGGCCTGGAGAACCTCCAAGATGTGCTGTTTCACCTGCCCCTGCGCTATCAGGACCGCACCCGCGTAGTGCCCATCGGCCATTTGCGCCCTGGGCAAGACGCGGTGGTCGAAGGCACCGTCAGTGGCGCTGACGTAGTGATGGGCAAGCGCCGCAGCCTGGTCGTGCGCCTGCAGGACGGCACCGGCGGCCTGAGCCTGCGCTTCTATCATTTCAGCAACGCACAAAAGGAAGGCCTCAAGCGCGGCACTCGCGTGCGCTGCTACGGTGAGGCGCGGCCTGGCGCGTCGGGCCTGGAGATTTACCACCCGGAATACCGCGCCATTACCGGTGACGAGCCGCCGCCGGTGGACACGACCCTCACGCCGATCTACCCGCTGACCGAAGGCCTGACCCAACAACGCCTACGCCAATTGTGCATGCAGACCCTGACGATGCTCGGCCCGAAAAGCCTGCCCGACTGGCTGCCGGTGGAGCTGGCCCGCGACTACCAACTGGCGCCGCTGGACGATGCAATCCGCTACCTGCATCACCCGCCCGCCGACGCCGATGTCGACGAACTCGCGCTGGGTCATCACTGGGCACAGCATCGCCTGGCCTTCGAAGAACTGCTGACGCATCAACTGTCCCAACAGCGCCTGCGCGAAAGCATGCGCTCTCTGCGCGCGCCGGCGATGCCCAAGGCCACGCGCCTGCCTGCGCAATACCTGGCCAACCTCGGCTTCGCGCCGACCGGCGCCCAGCAGCGGGTTGGCAATGAAATCGCCTATGACCTGAGCCAGCACGAACCGATGCTGCGCCTGATCCAGGGCGACGTGGGCGCGGGCAAGACTGTGGTTGCCGCCCTCGCCGCCTTGCAAGCGCTGGAAGCCGGCTACCAAGTGGCGCTGATGGCGCCCACCGAGATTCTTGCCGAACAGCACTTCATCACCTTCAAGCGCTGGCTCGAACCCTTGGGCCTGGAAGTGGCGTGGCTGGCCGGCAAGCTCAAGGGCAAGGTCCGCGCGGCAGCGCTGGAACAAATCGCCGGTGGCGCACCGATGGTGGTCGGCACCCACGCACTGTTCCAGGACGAAGTGCAGTTCAAGAACCTCGCACTCGTGATCATCGACGAACAGCACCGTTTCGGCGTGCAGCAACGTTTGGCCCTGCGCCAGAAAGGCGTCGGCGGGCGGATGAACCCGCACCAGTTGATCATGACCGCCACGCCGATCCCGCGCACCCTGGCGATGAGCGCCTATGCCGACCTCGATACCTCGATCCTCGATGAACTGCCGCCCGGCCGTACCCCGGTCAACACCGTGCTGGTCACCGACACCCGGCGCGTGGAAGTGATCGAGCGCGTGCGTGGCGCCTGCGCGGAAGGCCGCCAGGCGTACTGGGTGTGCACGCTGATTGAAGAGTCCGAAGAGCTGACCTGCCAGGCCGCCGAAACCACCTTTGAAGACCTCACCAGTGCGCTGGGTGAGCTCAAGGTAGGGCTGATCCACGGCCGCATGAAGCCCGCAGAAAAAGCCGCCGTCATGGCCGAGTTCAAGGCCGGCAACCTGCAGCTGCTGGTGGCCACCACGGTGATCGAAGTCGGCGTGGACGTGCCGAATGCCAGCCTGATGATTATCGAAAACCCCGAGCGCCTGGGCCTCGCGCAGCTGCACCAATTGCGCGGCCGCGTCGGCCGGGGCAGTGCCGCCAGCCACTGCGTGCTGCTCTACCATCCGCCGCTGTCACAGATTGGCCGGCAGCGCCTGGGCATCATGCGTGAAACCAACGACGGTTTTGTCATCGCCGAAAAAGACCTGGAGCTGCGCGGCCCCGGCGAAATGCTCGGCACTCGCCAGACCGGGCTGCTGCAGTTCAAGGTTGCCGACCTGATGCGCGACGCCGACCTGTTGCCCGCCGTGCGTGACGCGGCGCAAGCACTGCTCGAACGCTGGCCGGAACATGTCAGCCCGTTACTGGATCGCTGGCTACGGCATGGGCAGCAATACGGCCAAGTGTGA
- a CDS encoding formylglycine-generating enzyme family protein, protein MYKLLGACVALSLASLAWADEASDKLDNPKPLPDDVSLPLPCDGNMVFRYAYVLAQGTLDDREISLGYPFSEGEAGYQQSFISGYRRDFINGQFTLKDLPKDWNTVIAPLMPKTDAKTPLKPMLYFIGKYEVTARQYAQVMSQAQSLASGEPAPACDAPTGMAARLPKVKLSRFEAERFSAVYSAWLMKYHRDLLPVSGRGSSAEDGGLGFVRLPTEVEWEFAARGGQAVSRQDLEGRLFPRRVEGSESDGPLGDYAVFNQVAGGTGQAARLMPIGTKLPNPIGMFDVIGNAAEMVQESFQLVHAGRRQGTYGGFVVKGGNYLEGEGTLFTGMRREYPLFAADGTEQSNETTGFRVAIGALSAPRSRYKELFAQWQKEGRLASLTDAIDDAQDPTKRLDSIIAASVDPKLQAELGLVNEELKRNVSLIAQQREEAAGNLIQSAALVAETIANYNIRLANLQKSRQQALDNKDAASAQLFDMAITNGRSALDGAVAIYIDNLATGTRYTDAVIQAQFQRIKEELDRKPVLGKSLVTRATLFVRHVGNYRKQQRADPATILKELLAASGQRS, encoded by the coding sequence ATGTATAAGTTACTGGGCGCCTGCGTGGCGCTGAGCTTGGCTTCGCTGGCGTGGGCGGATGAGGCGAGCGACAAACTCGACAACCCCAAACCGTTGCCGGATGACGTGAGCCTGCCGCTGCCGTGCGACGGCAACATGGTGTTCCGCTACGCCTACGTGCTGGCCCAAGGCACCCTGGATGACCGCGAAATCAGCCTCGGCTACCCGTTCAGCGAAGGCGAGGCCGGTTATCAGCAGTCGTTTATTTCCGGCTACCGCCGCGACTTTATCAACGGCCAGTTCACCCTCAAGGATTTGCCCAAAGACTGGAACACCGTCATCGCGCCCTTGATGCCGAAGACCGACGCCAAAACCCCGCTCAAGCCGATGCTGTATTTCATCGGCAAGTACGAAGTGACCGCACGCCAATACGCCCAGGTGATGTCCCAGGCGCAGTCGCTGGCCAGTGGCGAGCCGGCGCCGGCGTGCGATGCGCCCACCGGCATGGCCGCGCGTTTGCCCAAGGTGAAACTGTCGCGCTTTGAGGCCGAGCGCTTCTCGGCGGTGTACAGCGCCTGGTTGATGAAATATCACCGCGACTTGCTGCCGGTGAGTGGTCGCGGTTCATCGGCGGAAGACGGCGGCCTGGGCTTTGTGCGCTTGCCGACGGAAGTGGAATGGGAGTTCGCCGCGCGCGGTGGCCAGGCGGTGAGCCGTCAGGACCTCGAAGGGCGGCTGTTTCCGCGCCGCGTCGAAGGCAGTGAAAGCGACGGCCCGTTGGGTGATTACGCGGTGTTCAACCAGGTCGCTGGCGGCACCGGCCAGGCAGCACGGCTGATGCCGATTGGCACCAAACTGCCCAACCCGATTGGCATGTTCGACGTGATTGGCAATGCGGCGGAAATGGTTCAGGAGTCGTTCCAACTGGTGCACGCCGGGCGTCGCCAGGGCACCTATGGCGGCTTTGTGGTCAAGGGCGGCAACTACCTCGAAGGCGAGGGCACGCTGTTTACCGGCATGCGCCGTGAGTACCCGTTGTTCGCCGCCGACGGCACCGAGCAAAGCAACGAGACCACCGGTTTTCGCGTGGCGATTGGCGCGCTGTCGGCGCCGCGCTCGCGCTACAAGGAATTGTTCGCGCAGTGGCAGAAAGAAGGCCGCCTGGCCTCGCTGACTGACGCCATCGACGACGCCCAGGACCCGACCAAGCGCCTGGACAGCATCATCGCCGCCAGTGTCGATCCCAAGTTGCAAGCCGAGCTTGGGCTGGTCAACGAAGAGCTCAAGCGCAACGTTTCGCTGATCGCCCAGCAACGCGAAGAAGCGGCGGGCAACCTGATTCAGTCGGCCGCGTTGGTGGCCGAGACCATCGCCAACTACAACATCCGCCTGGCCAACCTGCAGAAAAGTCGTCAGCAAGCCCTGGACAACAAGGACGCGGCCAGCGCGCAGCTGTTTGACATGGCCATCACCAATGGCCGTAGTGCGCTGGATGGCGCGGTGGCGATCTACATCGACAACCTGGCGACCGGCACGCGCTACACCGATGCGGTGATCCAGGCGCAGTTTCAACGAATCAAGGAAGAGTTGGATCGCAAGCCCGTGCTCGGCAAGAGCCTGGTGACGCGCGCAACACTGTTCGTTCGCCATGTCGGCAACTACCGCAAGCAACAGCGGGCCGACCCGGCAACGATCTTGAAGGAATTGCTCGCAGCGAGCGGTCAGCGGTCTTGA
- a CDS encoding helicase — translation MKFRLLLWVLGLMMGKASRTNPAFQQQLGDKDLAFQLQTLDGKVARHFIVKDQRITSRSGVHPAPAFAIAFKDAAYGFATMQAKNKQLAFMTGIQDKSIQIKGNPALVIWFQGLTKYLKPRKKKVG, via the coding sequence ATGAAATTTCGTCTTCTGCTGTGGGTGCTGGGCCTGATGATGGGCAAAGCCAGCCGCACCAATCCTGCCTTTCAGCAACAACTGGGTGACAAAGACCTGGCGTTCCAGTTGCAGACCCTCGACGGCAAGGTTGCCCGTCACTTCATCGTCAAAGACCAGCGCATCACCAGCCGCTCGGGTGTTCACCCAGCGCCCGCGTTTGCTATCGCCTTCAAGGATGCCGCCTACGGCTTCGCCACGATGCAGGCGAAGAACAAGCAGCTGGCGTTCATGACGGGGATTCAAGACAAGTCGATCCAGATCAAAGGCAATCCGGCGCTGGTTATCTGGTTCCAGGGGTTGACCAAGTATTTGAAGCCGCGCAAGAAGAAGGTGGGTTAG